In Thermorudis peleae, a genomic segment contains:
- the apbC gene encoding iron-sulfur cluster carrier protein ApbC produces the protein MTELTREQVIEALRPVYDPELRRSIVDLGMVKDVQIDQGCVRVHVELTTPACPLRAQIQRDVHAAIEQLPGVQQVEVTFGARVRAAGTGMPDRQPIPGVKNTIAVASGKGGVGKSTVAVNIAVALAQDGASVGLLDADVYGPSIPLMMGTRARPMLENDKILPVEAYGLRIMSVGFILDPEKALIWRGPLVSQLVRQFLHDVVWGELDYLVIDLPPGTGDVQLTLVQQIPLSGAIIVTTPQDVALADAIKGLQMFREVKTPVLGIVENMSYFICPHCGERSDIFGTGGGRRTAERYDVPLLGEIPIDPLVREGGDTGQPIVLAAPESPTAQAFRDAARRAAGRLSIEAVRKPRRPVLMLRRS, from the coding sequence ATGACGGAGCTGACACGCGAGCAAGTGATTGAGGCCTTGCGGCCAGTCTATGATCCAGAGCTGCGTCGCAGCATCGTCGACCTCGGTATGGTGAAAGATGTGCAGATTGATCAAGGGTGCGTGCGGGTGCACGTTGAACTGACCACGCCCGCGTGTCCGCTCCGGGCCCAGATTCAGCGCGACGTGCACGCGGCGATTGAGCAGTTACCGGGCGTGCAGCAGGTCGAAGTGACCTTCGGCGCTCGGGTTCGCGCTGCTGGGACGGGAATGCCCGATCGCCAGCCGATTCCTGGGGTGAAGAATACGATTGCCGTTGCGAGCGGTAAGGGCGGTGTTGGGAAATCGACTGTCGCGGTTAACATCGCTGTTGCCCTCGCGCAAGACGGTGCGAGCGTGGGGTTGCTCGATGCCGATGTCTATGGGCCAAGCATCCCGTTGATGATGGGTACCCGGGCCCGCCCGATGCTCGAGAATGACAAGATTCTCCCGGTCGAAGCCTATGGCTTACGGATAATGTCGGTTGGTTTCATTCTCGATCCCGAAAAGGCGCTGATTTGGCGTGGGCCGCTGGTTTCCCAGCTTGTGCGCCAATTTCTCCACGACGTTGTGTGGGGTGAGCTCGACTACCTGGTTATCGATCTGCCACCGGGGACAGGTGATGTTCAGCTCACGCTCGTGCAACAGATTCCGCTGTCTGGGGCGATTATTGTGACGACGCCACAGGATGTCGCTCTGGCCGATGCCATTAAAGGTCTGCAGATGTTCCGAGAAGTGAAGACGCCGGTGCTTGGCATTGTCGAGAACATGAGCTACTTTATCTGCCCACACTGTGGTGAGCGCTCCGATATTTTCGGGACGGGCGGGGGGCGACGAACTGCCGAGCGGTATGATGTCCCCTTGCTTGGTGAAATCCCGATCGATCCACTGGTGCGTGAAGGTGGCGATACTGGGCAGCCAATTGTGCTTGCGGCACCAGAGTCGCCAACGGCGCAAGCGTTTCGTGATGCAGCTCGCCGTGCGGCGGGGCGGCTTTCGATTGAGGCTGTGCGCAAGCCGCGTCGGCCGGTCCTCATGCTGCGTCGGAGTTAG
- the fabF gene encoding beta-ketoacyl-ACP synthase II — protein MNCHECGARLPADARFCPQCGRPVSGERHPRRVVVTGLGAVTPLGLTAEETWQRVRAGQSGIQRISRFDPADLPVQIAGEVRGFVFGDWVDPKTARQMAIFSQYAVHAAGMALQDAGLDQGGFDPARAAVVVGTGAGGMATIIEAQDAATRRGLMRVSPHFMTTFPHNMPAYHIAQAFRFLGPSLTVSTACATGAQAIGEAVIAIRRGQADLALAGGTEYAVFPLFLASFAVQRAASPDNACPERASRPFDATRNGFVVSEGAGMLVLESLEHAQARGARIYAEVLGYASSNDGYHPIAPEPEGEGAARAIRAALADAGVTPDQVDYINAHAASTPLGDKAETLAIKRALGEHAERIPVSAPKSMLGHLMGAAGAVETIVTILALRDQILPPTINYEHPDPDCDLDYVPNVARPASIRIALKNSFGLGGQNACLVIRRWEQGV, from the coding sequence GTGAACTGTCACGAGTGTGGAGCACGATTACCAGCTGATGCGCGCTTTTGCCCGCAGTGTGGCCGACCAGTAAGCGGTGAGCGGCATCCGCGACGCGTGGTCGTCACTGGACTGGGAGCAGTTACGCCGCTTGGATTGACGGCAGAGGAAACCTGGCAACGGGTACGTGCTGGCCAGTCGGGCATTCAGCGGATCTCGCGGTTTGACCCCGCTGATCTTCCAGTGCAGATCGCCGGCGAAGTTCGCGGTTTCGTTTTTGGCGATTGGGTTGATCCGAAAACTGCCCGGCAGATGGCAATCTTTAGTCAGTATGCTGTCCATGCGGCAGGGATGGCGCTGCAGGACGCTGGGCTTGACCAGGGCGGCTTTGATCCAGCGCGCGCGGCTGTCGTCGTTGGCACCGGCGCTGGCGGCATGGCCACGATTATTGAAGCGCAGGATGCCGCAACGCGTCGCGGACTGATGCGCGTCAGTCCGCATTTCATGACAACCTTTCCGCATAACATGCCCGCCTATCACATTGCTCAGGCATTTCGGTTTCTTGGCCCAAGCTTGACTGTTTCCACAGCCTGTGCCACTGGCGCGCAGGCGATCGGCGAGGCGGTGATTGCAATTCGGCGTGGGCAGGCGGATCTTGCGCTAGCCGGCGGCACAGAATACGCGGTGTTTCCCCTGTTTCTTGCAAGCTTTGCCGTCCAGCGGGCGGCTTCGCCCGATAATGCATGCCCAGAGCGTGCGAGCCGGCCGTTTGATGCGACGCGCAACGGGTTTGTGGTGAGTGAAGGGGCCGGCATGCTCGTCCTTGAGTCGCTTGAGCATGCACAGGCGCGTGGCGCGCGCATCTATGCCGAAGTCCTTGGCTATGCTTCGAGTAATGATGGCTATCACCCGATTGCCCCCGAACCGGAAGGAGAAGGGGCGGCTCGCGCTATTCGTGCCGCCCTCGCTGACGCTGGCGTAACGCCAGATCAGGTTGACTACATTAATGCGCATGCTGCAAGTACGCCTTTAGGCGATAAAGCGGAAACGCTGGCGATTAAGCGAGCGCTTGGCGAACATGCGGAACGAATTCCTGTCAGTGCGCCTAAGTCGATGCTTGGTCATCTCATGGGAGCTGCAGGCGCGGTTGAAACCATTGTGACGATCCTTGCGCTCCGCGATCAAATCCTGCCCCCGACTATTAACTATGAGCATCCGGATCCTGACTGCGACCTCGACTATGTGCCAAATGTCGCTCGTCCAGCATCGATTCGCATTGCACTGAAAAACTCATTTGGTCTTGGTGGGCAGAATGCCTGCTTGGTCATACGTCGTTGGGAACAGGGAGTGTAA
- the speB gene encoding agmatinase: MPRGYAPVSGLESPRFSGIRTFARLPHTRDLAGVDVAIVGVPFDTGVTYRVGARFGPAAVREMSAMLRVYHPALNVNVYDVLSVVDYGDVPVVPGFIEASYDRIVDGLRPILAAGVVPICIGGDHSIALAELRAVAERYGPVGMVQFDSHTDTWDEYWGQKYTHGTPFRRAVEEGLLDPRRVIQVGMRGSLYGPEDLDQSRDLGFEVWTTDDVRREGIAAVVQAIHRRVADGPVFLSFDIDFVDPSFAPGTGTPEIGGFTSREAQELLRGLVGLKLVACDLVEVLPAHDPAGITALIAANLIFEILAVLAATRRQAQEADA, from the coding sequence ATGCCACGTGGTTATGCTCCGGTCAGCGGGTTGGAGAGCCCACGGTTTAGCGGAATTCGAACCTTCGCACGCTTGCCGCATACGCGCGATCTTGCTGGTGTTGATGTTGCCATTGTTGGTGTGCCGTTTGATACAGGCGTGACGTACCGCGTTGGAGCGCGGTTTGGGCCGGCGGCAGTCCGCGAGATGTCAGCGATGTTGCGGGTGTACCACCCTGCACTCAACGTCAATGTGTACGATGTACTGTCCGTGGTTGACTATGGCGATGTCCCAGTTGTCCCGGGCTTTATCGAGGCAAGCTATGACCGCATTGTCGATGGCTTGCGCCCTATCCTTGCTGCTGGCGTTGTGCCGATCTGCATCGGCGGTGATCATTCAATTGCGCTAGCCGAACTGCGGGCTGTGGCAGAACGCTATGGCCCGGTGGGGATGGTGCAATTCGACTCTCACACTGATACCTGGGATGAGTACTGGGGGCAGAAGTACACTCACGGCACGCCGTTTCGCCGTGCTGTCGAAGAGGGCTTGCTCGATCCTCGCCGCGTGATTCAGGTCGGCATGCGTGGTTCGCTCTATGGGCCTGAGGATCTGGATCAGTCGCGAGACCTCGGCTTTGAAGTGTGGACAACGGATGACGTGCGACGTGAGGGCATCGCCGCTGTCGTGCAGGCGATCCATCGTCGGGTGGCGGACGGCCCGGTGTTCCTATCGTTCGATATTGATTTCGTTGATCCAAGTTTTGCGCCTGGCACTGGTACGCCAGAAATTGGCGGATTTACTAGTCGCGAGGCACAGGAATTGCTCCGCGGCCTCGTTGGACTTAAGCTTGTCGCCTGTGATCTTGTTGAAGTCCTGCCAGCACATGATCCTGCTGGTATAACCGCTCTTATCGCGGCGAATCTCATCTTCGAAATACTTGCGGTCCTGGCGGCGACACGACGTCAAGCGCAGGAGGCAGATGCATGA
- a CDS encoding DUF1989 domain-containing protein: MTVISTEHILFGRIPRRAAQLRPSAPMAFPMTSGQLLQITDLEGKQVATMVAFAAHDQTEYLSCTQTRAVNNTLMLEQGMVLVSNRRNPMFVVVEDTVGRHDILLPACDQRKYLEDYGLVDHPNCHDNLLAALREHGLTVESLPDPVNWFMHVGFKARGRLEIREPLSEPNDYVLLRALMDVVVAITPCPQDQNASNAFNPTDILIRVYD; the protein is encoded by the coding sequence ATGACCGTGATTTCAACGGAGCATATTCTGTTTGGCCGCATTCCGCGGCGAGCGGCACAGCTACGCCCGTCTGCCCCAATGGCGTTTCCGATGACGAGCGGGCAGCTTTTGCAAATTACTGACCTTGAGGGCAAGCAGGTCGCTACCATGGTTGCGTTTGCTGCTCACGATCAGACTGAGTATCTCTCTTGCACCCAGACAAGGGCTGTCAACAACACGCTGATGCTCGAGCAAGGCATGGTGTTGGTCAGCAATCGGCGCAATCCGATGTTCGTTGTTGTCGAGGATACGGTCGGACGACACGATATTCTGCTCCCGGCTTGTGATCAGCGGAAGTATCTCGAAGACTATGGGCTTGTTGACCACCCGAACTGCCATGATAATCTCCTTGCTGCCCTGCGTGAACACGGATTGACCGTTGAGAGCCTTCCTGACCCGGTCAACTGGTTTATGCATGTTGGGTTCAAGGCGCGCGGCCGCCTTGAAATCCGTGAGCCCCTTTCTGAACCGAATGATTACGTTCTGCTTCGCGCATTAATGGACGTCGTTGTGGCGATCACACCGTGTCCGCAGGATCAAAATGCCAGCAATGCGTTTAACCCAACTGATATTCTGATTCGTGTCTATGACTAG
- the rpsU gene encoding 30S ribosomal protein S21, which yields MAKSVHVELRENESFEALLKRFTKELQKSGVLRDYRAKRHYVSKSEQRRAKIRKAEHRRRRKLAKLAKKGQVLL from the coding sequence GTGGCGAAGTCGGTACATGTCGAACTTCGCGAGAACGAGAGCTTTGAGGCGCTACTCAAGCGCTTCACGAAGGAACTGCAGAAGTCAGGCGTTCTGCGCGACTACCGCGCAAAGCGTCACTATGTAAGTAAGAGTGAGCAGCGCCGAGCGAAGATTCGCAAGGCAGAGCATCGCCGCCGTCGCAAGCTGGCCAAGCTGGCGAAGAAGGGGCAGGTTCTTCTCTAA
- a CDS encoding DUF6909 family protein, which yields MDNARQTELPGKREVDLYVQTYLTLLRTSGPVPVATLIPAHLQSAPLLHQGANEPDIDAGAFLYSTLRLPREIVWVEHILFGQSVASFARHGYRDILSWRQVTAPGRRRRWYTNDQGVLAAFVSSSSDLDDVVPTIVAWQIEWNKLHRMFEENPVLRDIVRQVTQTQANAQREADERLREALGLSAYDWGRLAQAWGEQFWAILAFAAEQRKRLTIQLLPGGYAGYTRAARTWWTPIERYLLEHQLMDRPLFFVSSNMHSIANVLSGTARRRQDALVRFIEQTRHPELYPELERFRAGQSRSNWDNLLYYTARLYFAAHPEEREARNREEAERGIVTINPEGPVDVGVQIITLSQLSPEDFDPRLGQLSLDRLAHCQAVILNINYPLGMGAYHLLHQIVASTERLVGVYILGKAATLNARIGDVMLSDVVYDEHSGNTYWLRNCFSAADLRPYLIYGSALDHQRAVTVFGTFLQNRGYLDFFYRENFTVVEMEAGPYLSALYEDLFLTRYGTGEQVNLTAVPFDLGLIHYASDTPYSRAHTLGARGLSYYGMDSTYASTIVILRRIFRQAGVLIDTSHASDCIVQPHGGVHGTTTGSDCSHR from the coding sequence GTGGACAACGCGAGGCAGACGGAGCTACCTGGTAAGCGCGAGGTTGATCTCTACGTCCAGACGTATTTGACGCTTCTCCGTACGTCAGGTCCCGTTCCGGTTGCCACACTTATTCCAGCACATCTTCAGAGTGCCCCGTTGCTCCATCAGGGTGCGAATGAACCTGATATTGATGCCGGGGCGTTTCTCTATAGTACGCTTCGCCTTCCCCGAGAAATTGTTTGGGTTGAGCACATTCTGTTTGGCCAGTCGGTTGCGAGTTTCGCTCGGCATGGCTATCGCGACATACTCAGTTGGCGACAGGTTACCGCACCTGGTCGTCGGCGTCGCTGGTATACGAACGATCAGGGAGTCCTCGCAGCCTTCGTCAGCTCGTCTTCTGACCTCGATGATGTTGTCCCAACCATCGTCGCCTGGCAGATCGAGTGGAATAAGTTGCACCGTATGTTTGAGGAGAATCCTGTACTACGGGACATCGTGCGCCAGGTGACACAAACGCAGGCCAACGCACAGCGTGAGGCAGACGAGCGACTGCGTGAAGCACTTGGATTATCAGCCTATGATTGGGGGAGACTTGCTCAGGCGTGGGGAGAGCAGTTCTGGGCAATTCTCGCGTTCGCGGCTGAGCAGCGGAAGCGACTCACAATCCAGTTGCTGCCAGGCGGTTATGCGGGCTATACCCGTGCTGCCCGTACCTGGTGGACGCCGATTGAGCGATATTTGCTTGAACATCAGTTGATGGATCGGCCGCTCTTCTTTGTTTCTTCCAACATGCACAGCATTGCAAATGTGCTGTCGGGAACTGCGCGTCGTCGCCAAGATGCGCTCGTGCGCTTTATTGAGCAGACTCGTCATCCTGAACTCTACCCTGAACTCGAACGTTTTCGAGCGGGGCAGAGCCGCAGCAATTGGGACAATTTGTTGTACTACACCGCGCGACTTTATTTTGCTGCCCATCCTGAGGAACGAGAAGCGCGGAATCGCGAAGAAGCAGAACGTGGTATCGTCACGATTAACCCTGAAGGCCCTGTTGATGTTGGGGTGCAGATCATCACGCTTTCGCAACTCTCTCCTGAGGACTTTGATCCTCGCCTCGGCCAACTCTCTCTCGATCGACTTGCGCATTGCCAAGCGGTGATCCTGAACATTAACTATCCTCTTGGTATGGGGGCGTATCATCTTCTCCACCAGATCGTTGCCAGCACTGAGCGGCTTGTTGGTGTCTATATCCTTGGCAAAGCGGCAACACTGAACGCACGGATTGGCGACGTCATGCTATCGGACGTCGTCTATGATGAGCATAGTGGGAATACATACTGGTTACGGAACTGTTTTAGTGCTGCTGACCTTCGACCATATTTGATTTATGGCTCAGCTCTTGACCACCAGCGTGCTGTAACCGTCTTTGGCACATTTTTGCAAAACCGCGGATACCTCGACTTCTTCTATCGCGAGAACTTTACGGTAGTTGAGATGGAAGCTGGCCCGTATCTCAGCGCACTCTACGAGGATCTCTTCCTGACACGTTACGGCACTGGCGAGCAGGTCAACTTGACGGCTGTGCCATTCGACCTTGGGCTGATTCACTACGCTTCGGATACGCCCTATAGTCGGGCGCACACGCTTGGCGCTCGCGGCTTGTCGTATTACGGCATGGATTCGACGTATGCTTCGACCATTGTGATATTGCGCCGCATTTTCCGTCAGGCTGGTGTGCTCATCGATACTAGTCATGCTTCCGACTGCATAGTCCAACCGCATGGAGGAGTGCATGGAACAACAACGGGCAGCGATTGTTCACATCGCTGA
- a CDS encoding haloacid dehalogenase: MEQQRAAIVHIAETLISQLDLLNDARERALAVTRQITRLSANAVRATHRGERDVARSLLAEAGNLKDALTADLQAFPALYWSGYVQDAYKEYAEAHITAALIAGDPVPTPEALGVEPAVYLNALGEAAGELRRYILDCIRLGELARAEQALAIMDEIYGMLVQVDYPDAVTNGLRRTTDMVRGVLERTRGDLTLAVEQQKFSEALARAQEALQRTATSAT, from the coding sequence ATGGAACAACAACGGGCAGCGATTGTTCACATCGCTGAAACGCTGATCAGTCAACTGGACCTTCTCAACGACGCACGTGAGCGTGCGCTTGCGGTGACACGACAAATCACACGGCTGAGTGCGAATGCGGTGCGCGCTACCCACCGTGGTGAACGGGATGTTGCCCGGTCACTTCTCGCAGAGGCGGGGAATTTAAAGGATGCACTGACGGCTGATCTCCAAGCTTTCCCTGCCCTCTATTGGTCAGGGTATGTGCAAGACGCGTATAAGGAATATGCCGAGGCTCACATCACCGCTGCGCTGATTGCTGGCGATCCGGTACCGACCCCGGAAGCGCTTGGAGTTGAGCCAGCAGTCTACTTGAATGCACTTGGTGAAGCTGCGGGAGAACTGCGGCGCTACATCCTTGACTGCATTCGTCTTGGCGAACTCGCTCGTGCCGAGCAAGCATTGGCAATCATGGACGAAATCTATGGCATGCTTGTGCAGGTCGACTATCCTGATGCTGTGACCAATGGCTTGCGGCGCACAACCGATATGGTTCGCGGCGTTCTCGAACGCACGCGTGGTGACCTGACGCTTGCCGTTGAACAGCAGAAGTTTTCTGAGGCGCTTGCGCGTGCACAAGAGGCACTGCAGCGCACGGCGACGTCAGCAACGTAG
- a CDS encoding ferritin-like domain-containing protein produces the protein MAGKVTAQQLIEGLNKDLAGELQAITMYIHYAASCTGLDRLELAEFFEKEIQDELRHALFLANKIVALGGTPTDEALPVPKAQTNQEMVERVLQAEVETIQRYVERMKQAEDFGDYGLSNDIQEIISDETRHKEEAEKLLRGA, from the coding sequence ATGGCGGGGAAAGTTACTGCACAACAGTTGATCGAGGGATTAAACAAAGATCTTGCTGGCGAACTGCAGGCTATCACGATGTACATCCACTATGCTGCGTCATGCACCGGTCTCGATCGGCTTGAGCTCGCCGAGTTTTTCGAGAAAGAGATTCAGGACGAATTGCGGCACGCGCTCTTCCTTGCCAACAAGATTGTCGCCCTTGGCGGTACACCAACCGATGAAGCATTGCCTGTCCCCAAGGCGCAGACGAATCAGGAGATGGTAGAGCGCGTTCTTCAAGCCGAGGTCGAGACAATCCAGCGCTATGTTGAGCGCATGAAGCAAGCAGAGGACTTCGGCGATTACGGCCTTTCGAATGATATCCAAGAAATCATCTCTGACGAGACACGACACAAGGAAGAGGCCGAAAAGCTCCTTCGCGGAGCCTAA